GCCAACCGCCACGACTGCCGACCATACCCGACATATAAATGGGTAAATTGGGTGTTAACCAGTCGTCCAATAAATCCGCTAATACCGCTTCGAATTCCGACGCGCCCAGCTTTAACATTCCTTGGTCACTGTCGCGTTGTGCCTGAATGTCACCATCCTGACTCATCAAAAAGGCGCGTAAATTGGTGGTTCCCCAATCGACGGCGATAAAGCTCGCACTGTCGCTAATAGACGGTGAAATCGTTTTTGATGCGCTCATTACAAACGCCCTCCGTCAACTACCAAACTTTGTCCAGAAATCATCCGGCTGTTTACCGCTAGCTCTCGAAAGTGTCGATTACAAATAAAACCGTCTTTGTCTAATTTTCCGTACCACTGCTGACTGCGTAATGGTTTATTGTCTGTCTTTTTATTATCACTGCTCATTCGATATTCTCCGCCAAAGGCACAGCTTGGATACTTAATAAAATAAGGGATTCAGGGTCTAAAATAGGTAATTGCAGCCCAACCTGACTCAAGCTCGCACCGTTCAAAACAAGGTCTTTTTTCCACCATGCAGGCAAGGCTTTCATAAGGTGACCTGGCAATGGGCTGTGTTCCAACACCACCACTCGATAGTCCTGTTCAGGTAGTAAATTGGGTAAACGCACCGGCAAGGTTTGCGCTTGTTTTGGCATGGCAAGCTGACTGTAAACCGCCAAACCTTGCATGCCATCTTGGCTCAATGCCCATTGAGTTTGTGCTCGGCCATCGGCGCTCGGTAAACGCCAATTATTGCCCTTGTGCAAAATGTCACGATGCTGTTTGTAATGAGACAACCAATTCGCAATCGTCGCTTTTTGTGCTTCGTTGGCGTCCAACAGATTCCATTCGATACCCAAATGCCCCAACAGAGCGGTGCCCGCTCGAAACGCCACATCGTGAATTCGGCTGGTGGTGTGGCTTTTATCTGGGCCAATGTGTGACCCCATGACTTCGGGCGGAAAGAAATAACTAAAGCCACGCTGAATGCTCTGGCGCTCTAATGCGTCGTTGCAATCGGACGCCCAAAAACGCTTGGTGTAATTCAAAATACCAAAATCCACTCGCGCGCCGCCCGATGAACAGCTTTCGATCTCCATGTCTGGAAACGCTTGGTTTATCTCATCCAGCAACCGATACAAAGCCCCCACTTGCGCATGAGCCTGTGGCGCAATGTCGCCGCTTGGCTGGGTGTAATCTCGGTTCATGTCCCATTTCACGTAATCAATCGGATACTCCGTAAACAAGGCAAACAAACGTTCGCGAATGTATTGATAGGCTTCCGGTTTGGCGAAATTCAGTACCAACTGATTACGCGCCAACGCCGCATCGTATTGTGGTAATTGCAACGCCCAATCAGGATGCGCGCGGAATAAATCGGAATCAGGATTGACCATTTCAGGTTCGAACCACAAACCAAACTCCATACCGAGATCGTCTTTGACGTAACGGATCAGCGGCATCAAACCGTCGGGGTATTTTGTTTCATCCACAAACCAATCGCCCAACGCCGCTTTGTCATGATCACGACCACGGAACCAACCATCATCGAGAATGTAACGTTCCACGCCGACCTCTGCCGCGGCGCTTG
This genomic stretch from Marinomonas primoryensis harbors:
- a CDS encoding alpha-galactosidase — encoded protein: MSFYRQDLLGQEPQGKTLVIASPQQGAPELVFFGDALPAKTDLASLYLSKQMAIPQAMMDKPAPMGLIPEAGRGWLQSPAMEASAEDRPVWAACWSLIDVNESQTGLAIRLEDKVAQLSLTLDIGLLPSGVLRQQLALTNQGRGDVTVQRLACTLPVASHFVERMGFYGRWCQEFQQERSDWQSTWLQENRNGRNSHANFPAVIVGEQGFGEQQGELVGAHLAWSGNHRLKADYTVEGHRYLQAEALYLPGEIVLATNETLSTPELLSSHSSVGLNAMSQSFHQEARQRLQLTKPRPVHLNTWEAFYFDHDMAQLKALASAAAEVGVERYILDDGWFRGRDHDKAALGDWFVDETKYPDGLMPLIRYVKDDLGMEFGLWFEPEMVNPDSDLFRAHPDWALQLPQYDAALARNQLVLNFAKPEAYQYIRERLFALFTEYPIDYVKWDMNRDYTQPSGDIAPQAHAQVGALYRLLDEINQAFPDMEIESCSSGGARVDFGILNYTKRFWASDCNDALERQSIQRGFSYFFPPEVMGSHIGPDKSHTTSRIHDVAFRAGTALLGHLGIEWNLLDANEAQKATIANWLSHYKQHRDILHKGNNWRLPSADGRAQTQWALSQDGMQGLAVYSQLAMPKQAQTLPVRLPNLLPEQDYRVVVLEHSPLPGHLMKALPAWWKKDLVLNGASLSQVGLQLPILDPESLILLSIQAVPLAENIE